The Cryomorphaceae bacterium 1068 genomic sequence CAAACGTCACTTGATTAATTTGGAGTCTTTCCAATCGTTCTTTGATGAAAAGAGCATTTTTTGGTCAGATGATTTGGATATCGTGGCCTCAATGGCATTGAAAACGTTCAAAAGTTTCGAAGAAGATTCTGATGAATTCACCCCCATTCTTTCACTTTGGAAGGATCCTGAAGATGAGATTGAGTTTGCCAAAAACCTTTTCAGGAAGACTCTTTCTCAAGCGGCAGAGCACAATAAGCTCATAAAAGAACACACAGAGAATTGGGAGATCGAACGAATAGCAATGATGGATATGATTCTCATGCGGATGGCTTTGACAGAAGCTCGTGAATTTAAGCAAATACCGCTGAAAGTAACGCTGAACGAGTACATAGAGATTTCAAAATATTACAGCACTCCAAAGAGCAGCAATTTTATAAATGGTGTTTTGGATAAACTGTTTGCTCAACTAAAAGAAGAAGGAACCATCGCCAAGGTGGGAAGAGGTTTGATCCAATGAAAGTAAAGTATTTAATAGCTTTTTTTATAATCGGACTTTTCGCTAGCTGCGAAGAAAGTGAAAACCGTGCGGTAGGCACGGAGGTGATAGATATACCGGTTCAGGAAGACGGGAGTTATGATGAAGACGAGATCGCAGTCATCAACTTTAGTGAAAAAACAATCGAAGCAGGAAAAATAACACAAGGAGAACTTATTACACACAAATTTGCATTTACGAATACGGGAAATGTGCCTTTGCTCATCTCAAATGTTGACGGCTCTTGTGGTTGTACGATTCCTCGCAGCTACCCAAAAGGAAAAGTGATGCCTGGGGAAGGCGGAGAAATTGAAGTAGAGTTTAATAGCGACGGCAAGGTGGGTTTTCAAAACGTAAGCATTATCGTTTCGGCGAATACCATACCCGCTGCAACGCAACTCCTTATTAAAACAGATGTTGTCGTTCCTGACAACATGAAGTAAAATCAAGAAACAATATGGAACAAGGTGAATTAATCAATATTCTTTTCTGGGTCGGTATTATTGCCGTCTTCTACTTTTTCATGATTCGTCCGCAGGCCAAGAGAGCCAAGGATGCCAAGAAATTTCGCGAAGCACTGGGAAAAGGTACCAAAGTGGTAACCATTGGAGGAATCCATGGTAAGGTGCTGGAAGTTCAAGAAAAGACGGTTTTAATTGACACCATGACCGGTACAAAGCTGAAGGTTGAAAAATCTGCCATCTCTCCTGATGGTGTCAGTGAAGAAGCCATTGCCAAAAAGTAAACCTCTTCGTGTTGGGATTACAGGCGGTATTGGCGCAGGAAAGTCTGTTGTAGCAAAGGTGTTTTCCGTTCTTGGTGTTCCCGTTTTCAATGCAGATGCTATTGCAAAGCAAATTCTCACTTCAGATCCTGAAGTGGTCTCTGCGGTGCGCGGTCATTTCGGAGCAGGAGCATATCGCGATGGCGTACCCGATCGCGACTATTTGGCTCGAGTCGTTTTTAGCGACTCGTCCCAGAGAGAAACCCTCAATTCAATTATCCATCCGGCGGTAGGGACGGCTTTTGAAGAGTTTTGTGCCGCTAATGAGCAATTACCATACGTGCTGAAAGAAGCTGCAATTTTAGTCGAGACAGGCGGTTATGAGCAGCTGGATGCTTTGATATTGGTTACAGCTCCTGAGGCCTTAAGGATCGATAGAGCCTTGAGCAGAGATAAGACTGATCGCGCATCGGTTGAAAAAAGAATTTCTGCCCAGCTCAGCGATGAAGAGAAACGACCTCACGCCCATTTCGAGATTGAAAACGACGATAAGAATCCTGTTATCCCAAAGGTTTTACAAATTCATAACGCAATACTGCGCTCAGCTTAGATGCTAAAGATTATTTTCGCAGCCATAAAATTCAACCCATGAATAAAGTATTTACTCTTTTTACCTTCCTATTCATTCTTTCAGTTTCCGCTCAGGTAGTAGAAACTTCTGTTACCACTGTAGATTTTGAGATGGTCGATTACGGTGAGCCCGAAAACATTTCAATTGAACTTATCAATTTGTCAAATGAAGAAGTTCTAATAGAGGAGATACTGTTTTTTGATATTTACGAGAGTTCTCCCTTTCAAATCAGCGATATTCCAAGTTCTATTCCTGCAAGTAGTATGGTCACCCTGGAGGTCGTATTTGATCCCGTTCACAATATTGACCATAATACCGAGATGATTATTAAAACCTCGGGAAACAGAGGCGCAATTGCCGTAGACTTAAGAGGTGTATGTGATTACCCTGGTGATTACTACGATGACACTTTTGATGAAATAGACGAAGATTTGAAAGAAGCTTTGAGCGATATTTTGAGTGATGGGTACATTACTTTAGGCTATGGCTTAGCTCGCGACAAAATGTACATGGAAATCGATAATCAACGGTTGAATGGACAAGGTTCTGTCCAGAATCGCCTTACCCGATCATATATTGGTACAGATGCAGTAGGCTACACAAGCCGCCAAGACGCTCAGAACAATTATAATCTAAATACGGAACATACCTTTCCCCAAGGAAATTTCAACAGTGCTGATCCAATGGTATCAGATATTCACCATCTTTTTGTGACTGATGTCAACGCTAATTCGACTAGAGGTAATCTTCGGTTCGGAAATGTGGTGAGCGGAGTAGACTGGAGTGAAGGCGGGAGCCAAAGAGGATTTAATGCATCGGGTGAGCTGGTTTTCGAACCGCGTGATGAACAAAAAGGTTTGTCAGCGAGAGCCATACTTTATTTTGTCACCAACTACCAAAATTTTGGAGGGCACCTTTCTGCAGATATGGAAAATGCTATGAGAGAATGGCATTTTGAATTTCCTCCGACTGAGGTTGACCTTCAGCGTAGTGAAGATATATTCGCCTACCAGAATAACCGAAATCCCTTTGCTGAATATCCGCAGATGGTGAATAGAATTTTCTCCTTTCGTACTGACCAAAATCGACCAAATGTTGGTGAGCTGGAGATCAGTCATACCGAAGTCAATTTTGGAACGGTAGTAGGAGAGTCTGCTGATTTTAACATTGTGTTGGCCAATACAGGCGAGCGATTTTTCAGCGTATCGGATATTGAAGTGGGTGGTGAAGGGTTTAGTTTGGCTGATGGGCAGGACGTGAGCTTTGTAATCAGTCAGGGAGAATCTGCTGAAATTAAAGTCAATTTCAATCCTTCAATTGTTCAAGGTCTGTCAAACGGGGCGTTGGTTTTCAATACTAATTTACCAAACTCCGAACCCGTCACTATTCCTTTGACTGCTGACGGTGTTCTTGGCTTGAGCAACCTGACTGACTTAGGCATTGTTCTTCACCCGAATCCCGCTCAAGATGTTTTCCGTCTAAGCGGAAATACTAGCGACATTCAAGCGGTTCAATTGCTGGACATCAGAGGTCGAGAAGTGATGGCTTATGCCACCCCTTCTTCAGTTTATCCTTTGGAATCAGTTGCGAATGGAATCTACCTCGTGAAGGTATATTTCAAGAATGGTTCGTATGGTATTCAGAGATTGGCAGTAGGCCGCTAGTCGAAGTAGAGCATTTTTTGATACCGCCCTTTTTCTGTGTACTTGCGTATAACGAGCTCCAATTCGGGTAGATGTTCGAACGTTTTGATAAGATCATCTTCACTGATGTATCCATCGTTGTTTTCGCTATCCACAAACCCGTAGCCCACCACATGGGTTCCTCTTACGTATACTACAGAGTTCTCGGAGGCTGAACGTCCTTCGTCTACGATGAGGTATTCGGTCTCAGGGAATATGGATTTACCTTCGCCTTCGAACGCCGAGGTCAAATCAAGAGTGGGGGTGTTGTGCTTTCCATTCTTGATATAATCAATTTCGATACCCGAAGTGCTCGAGAGCTCTTTAAAATAATCCAAACCTTCAAAAAAGCTCGTGAAATAAAGTTCGGCTTTTTGATCTTTCCTGATTTTCTCCAAGGTAAGTTTGACTACCTCTGCTTCTGACTTTAGGTAAGCCGCAAATCTAGGCTTGATGCTAAATTTGCCTGCATTGAATTGAGGTTTTTCGTTCAGAACTTCATAAGCCTCGTCAAGCTGAGAAAGCAGGTCGCTACCAAGTGGAGACCAGTCAATGCGGTGAAGATCTTTAAGAAGGTCTTGACCCGATTTACTGTCAACTTCCGAGAGTTTTTTGCACACATCGGTTAGCATATGTTGAGAGCGCTTTACGTAGACCACCTCGTCTTTCTGATTGTAAAATCTAAATACACCACTTTCATCGGGAATGGAATCAATCAGTTCTTCGTCAATAAGCGGACTCGCAATCATTGCGAAATCAGGTTTTCCAAAATTGAGATCAAACAGATCTTTTTGACTCTCCTTTTGGATGATTTTCTCAAAAAGTATGGTAGTTGCTTTTGCATCTACACCAGCCCTATGATGACCTTCCAGAGCGATAGAAAGTTCAGCAGTTATTTTACCCAAACTATACGACGGTAGTCCGGGGAATGCTTTTCGGCTCAACTGAACCGTACACATTTTACGGCGGCTAAACTCCATACCGATTTTGCGAAATTCCTCTCGAATAAAACGATAGTCAAAGTTTACGTTGTGAGCTATGAAAATTGTATTCGCTGTAAAACGGTCAAATTTTTCCGCTATCTCGCTGAAAAGCGGAGCATCTGCAACCATTTTATCAGAAATGCCCGTCAAGCGCTGTACGAATGGAGGTATCGGACGTTCTGGATTAACCAGGGTTTCGAAAGTGTCAATTACTTTCTCACCATCATGTTTAATAGCGGCTATTTCGGTGATCCGACCCGTGTTTTTATTTCCACCTGTCGTTTCAATATCTACAATTACGTACATCTCTTTAATCAGTGCAAAGGTATTTAATCCGGGCATCCTTGGCGTAACTCTTGTTAATTTTCGGTTCTTTGCCCTATGATAAGTGCATTGTTTACGCAGTTATGTGTTTGGTGGTTCAAATTAAGTGGATGGGGTTTCAAAGGAACAATTCCTGCAGACAAAAAGCAGTATGTCCTTGTAGTGGCTCCTCACACCAGCAATATTGATTTTTTCGTAGGGGTGGCAGCGAGAAAACTACTC encodes the following:
- the nusB gene encoding transcription antitermination factor NusB; this encodes MLNRRHIRIKILHMLYAMGQSGGKTVAAAEKELFLSIEKMYEMYIYLMSVMTYVRDVAEKKIEDNKKKRLPTEEDLNPNMRFVQNRFLKQLDVNKSLNAASEKKKVSWTGEGELIRKFYRILLESEEYQNYMSAEEDSYAADKELVIRFFKRHLINLESFQSFFDEKSIFWSDDLDIVASMALKTFKSFEEDSDEFTPILSLWKDPEDEIEFAKNLFRKTLSQAAEHNKLIKEHTENWEIERIAMMDMILMRMALTEAREFKQIPLKVTLNEYIEISKYYSTPKSSNFINGVLDKLFAQLKEEGTIAKVGRGLIQ
- a CDS encoding DUF1573 domain-containing protein; its protein translation is MKVKYLIAFFIIGLFASCEESENRAVGTEVIDIPVQEDGSYDEDEIAVINFSEKTIEAGKITQGELITHKFAFTNTGNVPLLISNVDGSCGCTIPRSYPKGKVMPGEGGEIEVEFNSDGKVGFQNVSIIVSANTIPAATQLLIKTDVVVPDNMK
- the yajC gene encoding preprotein translocase subunit YajC, which translates into the protein MEQGELINILFWVGIIAVFYFFMIRPQAKRAKDAKKFREALGKGTKVVTIGGIHGKVLEVQEKTVLIDTMTGTKLKVEKSAISPDGVSEEAIAKK
- the coaE gene encoding dephospho-CoA kinase (Dephospho-CoA kinase (CoaE) performs the final step in coenzyme A biosynthesis.) is translated as MPKSKPLRVGITGGIGAGKSVVAKVFSVLGVPVFNADAIAKQILTSDPEVVSAVRGHFGAGAYRDGVPDRDYLARVVFSDSSQRETLNSIIHPAVGTAFEEFCAANEQLPYVLKEAAILVETGGYEQLDALILVTAPEALRIDRALSRDKTDRASVEKRISAQLSDEEKRPHAHFEIENDDKNPVIPKVLQIHNAILRSA
- a CDS encoding endonuclease, translating into MNKVFTLFTFLFILSVSAQVVETSVTTVDFEMVDYGEPENISIELINLSNEEVLIEEILFFDIYESSPFQISDIPSSIPASSMVTLEVVFDPVHNIDHNTEMIIKTSGNRGAIAVDLRGVCDYPGDYYDDTFDEIDEDLKEALSDILSDGYITLGYGLARDKMYMEIDNQRLNGQGSVQNRLTRSYIGTDAVGYTSRQDAQNNYNLNTEHTFPQGNFNSADPMVSDIHHLFVTDVNANSTRGNLRFGNVVSGVDWSEGGSQRGFNASGELVFEPRDEQKGLSARAILYFVTNYQNFGGHLSADMENAMREWHFEFPPTEVDLQRSEDIFAYQNNRNPFAEYPQMVNRIFSFRTDQNRPNVGELEISHTEVNFGTVVGESADFNIVLANTGERFFSVSDIEVGGEGFSLADGQDVSFVISQGESAEIKVNFNPSIVQGLSNGALVFNTNLPNSEPVTIPLTADGVLGLSNLTDLGIVLHPNPAQDVFRLSGNTSDIQAVQLLDIRGREVMAYATPSSVYPLESVANGIYLVKVYFKNGSYGIQRLAVGR
- a CDS encoding exonuclease domain-containing protein encodes the protein MPGLNTFALIKEMYVIVDIETTGGNKNTGRITEIAAIKHDGEKVIDTFETLVNPERPIPPFVQRLTGISDKMVADAPLFSEIAEKFDRFTANTIFIAHNVNFDYRFIREEFRKIGMEFSRRKMCTVQLSRKAFPGLPSYSLGKITAELSIALEGHHRAGVDAKATTILFEKIIQKESQKDLFDLNFGKPDFAMIASPLIDEELIDSIPDESGVFRFYNQKDEVVYVKRSQHMLTDVCKKLSEVDSKSGQDLLKDLHRIDWSPLGSDLLSQLDEAYEVLNEKPQFNAGKFSIKPRFAAYLKSEAEVVKLTLEKIRKDQKAELYFTSFFEGLDYFKELSSTSGIEIDYIKNGKHNTPTLDLTSAFEGEGKSIFPETEYLIVDEGRSASENSVVYVRGTHVVGYGFVDSENNDGYISEDDLIKTFEHLPELELVIRKYTEKGRYQKMLYFD